Proteins encoded together in one Miscanthus floridulus cultivar M001 chromosome 16, ASM1932011v1, whole genome shotgun sequence window:
- the LOC136512380 gene encoding uncharacterized protein: MPHVKLPPATRNGKEIPSAGSYRVVVGPLRLQHTAVWLGSRSAHAWESPTARPYPKRSLGSALTVEVFAATPTSSVPEQSAAPEARTVHARKPPAARYVAAVALASPACTALPCGPQHRMAADALVSTKDETSLDPLSGSAPAMDPPREGVGAAAMDLAALHRIQPRGGGGAVAMDPAALHQIQSPGARPPWIRPSSIGSSRRVARPPWIQPDPR, translated from the coding sequence ATGCCGCACGTGAAGTTGCCGCCGGCGACGAGGAACGGGAAGGAGATCCCGAGCGCCGGCTCGTATAGGGTGGTGGTGGGCCCCTTGAGGCTCCAGCACACCGCGGTGTGGTTGGGCAGCCGGAGCGCGCACGCGTGGGAGTCGCCGACGGCCAGGCCGTACCCGAAGAGGTCCCTTGGCAGCGCGCTGACGGTAGAGGTGTTCGCCGCCACGCCGACGTCGTCCGTGCCCGAGCAGAGCGCGGCGCCGGAGGCGAGGACGGTGCATGCTCGGAAGCCCCCCGCGGCGAGGTACGTCGCGGCGGTCGCATTGGCGAGCCCCGCATGCACCGCGCTACCCTGCGGGCCCCAACATCGGATGGCCGCGGACGCGTTGGTCTCGACGAAGGACGAGACCTCCCTGGATCCGCTGTCGGGAAGCGCGCCGGCCATGGATCCACCacgggagggggtgggggcggccgCCATGGATCTAGCCGCCCTCCACCGGATCCagccgcgggggggggggggtgcggtcGCCATGGATCCGGCCGCCCTCCACCAGATCCAGTCGCCAGGGGCGCGCCCACCATGGATCCGGCCGTCCTCCATCGGATCCAGCCGCCGGGTGGCACGCCCGCCATGGATCCAGCCGGATCCGAGGTGA